TTCATATTAGAGCAGGTAAACTTCAGTTGATACTTGTAACTTGCCTGATTCTCTTCAAATACATACTCAAGCTGATACCATTTTTTCCTTGTACAGTGACAGTCACACTCCAGGATCCAAATCAGAGTGCTACTGCTATATTCCTTTCACTCCAACTCCTCCTCCTCACCACCACTACTGTCTCCAAACATTACAGCCATTTTCATTGCCAGCTTTGCAGCCATCTCCCTCCTCTGGAAATCAGGCATCAGCCTCAAGCCATTGCGCTCGTTGCCAATTTCAGCCATTAGCATTTCCAAATCTTCAAATTCATAAGTTTTATCATCATTAAGCTCTGATGTTGGGTCTGCTTCAAATGCCTTCTCATGGTCAAGCTCTTTGGGCAACTGAGAGGCTGATGTTGACGGCTGGTTCTCTTCTCTGATGGATTTATCTTCACTTTCTCTACCTGAAGTTTCAGGAACCTTTTCCATAGGCATCCCACTTCCTGAGGTAGAAAGGGGACCATCTGCTGACATCCATCCTATATCATCCCATGGTTCTGCTGAAGCAGAAGATAATACTTCATATTCAGGCTCCGGGGCGATGAGGGGGGACCCCGGGTCGCGGGGCGACGGGGCGAGagacccacgaatcggggcgcCAGAATAGCCGAATGATGATTATATTGGTGTCTATTTTATAAGTTTGTTGCTTGAatgtttatcacatcaaataaatctacatacatcattactccatattaaaaaagaatattagacgaaaaatataaatttttaaacaacattaacataactaaataactgaattttattataaaaaattatcaaaattccaaaaaaagttgcaaaacataaaataattaattaaataatatgtgtAGGATTTTATAATCTTATCATTCAAGataatttggatttaaatttttttattttttgtttgatgTAATAGATCAGGGAAAATTTTATAAAGAGGCTATAATTTGGGTGTCAAGTTATATCTATGATGAGCCTCAAATTAActatagtattaaaatatttagttattaatttGATCATTTCAatttaatagaattaaaaaattgaagtgGAGGAGGTAACCTATGCATCGGTGCATGTGTGTATATATCTAGATAATAATGATTGACAATAGCTCACTACTATTCAACTAAGTGGGtgaatttattttatgttaAGGCCACGTGCAATAGCTCACTTCCCAAAGCATACCTACCCCTCTTCTCCCCTCCCATTAACACAAATTCTGCAATTCCCAATTTAAACCTAAAAATGGAGCACTCATTTTACCGACGACCACCACGAATCGGGGCGACTCAGACGACCCAGGCGCTCCACGGCGACCCAGACGACCCAGGCGCGCCCCACCGTCGCTCCATGGATCTCGCACCGCCCCGCCGCATCGGAGCGATGTCGGTCTCGACCCTTGCGACCCGCGACCCAGGCGCGCTCGGGGCGCAATTTTAACAACACTGAGCAGAAGATAATACTTCATATTCAGGTTCATAATCcgattcttcttcttcggacAACTCTGAAAAAAGATCAAGGCATTTAGCATAGTCCCTAGTAACATTCACATAAACAAATAATGAAGACTTAAACCTAACAAACAGGCATCTCTACCTTCTTGCTCAGGCAATGAAGGCTCGTTTATCCTGTCACCAGATTTAAACAACATTCCAGGCCACATATGAGCAGAGAGAGCACCATAAAGTCTATCAACACCCTGTGAATCACCCTCAACAGAGAGACCTGTAATGCAATGAAAATATTGCAGTATAGCATTAGCATCTCCATGCAAACTTGAATGAGATGGTAGTAATGGACAAGTTTTTAGTTCAGGAACACTGCATTTCGTAAAAGAAGCATCTTAAAAGAATACCACTGATATGAAATGCAAAAACAACGTTATGCTATTGAGTAGaagatcaagaaaaaaaaaggaagatcGAATCAAATTGACCAAAAACCAAGCAAGAatgataaaatatacaaataacaAAAGATAAGGAACATGCTTAGTAGAGGTTCTTACATTGGTCAAAATCAGTATTTGATGCACAAGCTTCAACATATTCAATATTGTGTTCCAGACGCCACTCTATGCAAGATCTCTTAAATCCCAAGGATGGCTCTTCGTTCCCCAATAAACTACTTCCTTCAGTTTCAGATATACCATAATCAGAGAAGTCCAGATGAAAATTGACAGATGATTCACCAAGCTTCATCAAGCGTCTCTTGTACTCTACATGTGATGGATGTCCAGGAAGAAGATCCACCTTGTTACCGATGCACAGCAATATTTCAAACTTCTGGATGTCAGTGTGTGAAACCCATTCTTTTAGAGCAACTAGTGTTGTGAGCTGCATATCACAAAATGAAGATATTGGCCATCATGATTCATGTGGCATGATCAGACTATTAAAGACGTAACAGATAGTTATGAAAAATAGACAGTCCATTCTAAAGCCACGTAAACAAACAAATGGTTAAGCATAACAAAACTGAGTAAAAGGAATAGGGCTTACATCGCTGGTGTCGAACACCATAACCAAGGCAACTATCCGATTCACATCTGGAAAGCTTGTAATAGATAGCTCATCAGAAAGATTAGCTATCCATACTGCAACATCTGCTGTGTAATACTTTGTGTTGATCGTCCACCTGATAAGGAATCACATTCAGGTCTACACTTAAATGCTTATGAACtactatgagagagagagagagatcatcACTGGGAAATTGGCCTCTCGGAACTTACCCATTGACGGATAACTCAAGTGATGTATCTGAGTCATCATCAAAATCCACCTTAAGTAGTCCTACATTCGATTACAAAAATTTAGTTTCCTTTCATAATGTCTAACATAAATACTGCACAAAATTCACTACTGAAATAGGCAATCCAGTGCATAGCAGGAAGATAGTAATCAGGAAATTGAAAAAGAGGCATTCTTAACTAAGTATTGAATCTCAAGGGAGTGATGGAAAAGACATAATCTTCGccaataacaaataaaaatcgCACTCATTTTACTGACGAAATATGGTGGAGTGATGCAAATGTCGATAACAAAGTTCCCATTTTTTTGCTACACACAGTGAGAATCAAGCGATCACTGGTCGCTGTCAGCTAAGCCCTTGAATCATTGTTCTACTTCGCATAAAAAATCTCTAAATCCCCAATTCGAACTCTACAGTAGCTTCCGAATATCCTATAAATAATCTA
This DNA window, taken from Salvia splendens isolate huo1 chromosome 18, SspV2, whole genome shotgun sequence, encodes the following:
- the LOC121776921 gene encoding uncharacterized protein LOC121776921; the protein is MDRESLEKRPAIFVVGSPNVGKRTLISRLLKVDFDDDSDTSLELSVNGWTINTKYYTADVAVWIANLSDELSITSFPDVNRIVALVMVFDTSDLTTLVALKEWVSHTDIQKFEILLCIGNKVDLLPGHPSHVEYKRRLMKLGESSVNFHLDFSDYGISETEGSSLLGNEEPSLGFKRSCIEWRLEHNIEYVEACASNTDFDQCLSVEGDSQGVDRLYGALSAHMWPGMLFKSGDRINEPSLPEQEELSEEEESDYEPEYEVLSSAQSSFGYSGAPIRGSLAPSPRDPGSPLIAPEPEYEVLSSASAEPWDDIGWMSADGPLSTSGSGMPMEKVPETSGRESEDKSIREENQPSTSASQLPKELDHEKAFEADPTSELNDDKTYEFEDLEMLMAEIGNERNGLRLMPDFQRREMAAKLAMKMAVMFGDSSGGEEEELE